The following proteins come from a genomic window of Corynebacterium crudilactis:
- the glmM gene encoding phosphoglucosamine mutase, producing the protein MTRLFGTDGVRGLANEVLTAPLALKLGAAAAHVLTAEKRVNGRRPVAIVGRDPRVSGEMLAAALAAGMASQGVDVIRVGVIPTPAVAFLTDDYGADMGVMISASHNPMPDNGIKFFSAGGHKLPDHVEDEIERVMDSLPAEGPTGHGVGRVIEESPDAQDRYLEHLKEAVPTSLEGITVVVDAANGAASVVAPKAYEAAGATVIAIHNKPDSYNINMDCGSTHIDQVQAAVLKHGADLGLAHDGDADRCLAVDKDGNLIDGDQIMALLAIAMKENGELRKNTLVGTVMSNLGLKIAMDEAGITLRTTKVGDRYVLEDLNAGGFSLGGEQSGHIVLPDYGTTGDGTLTGLSIMARMAETGKSLAELAQAMTVLPQLLINVPVSDKSTIVSHPSVVAAIAEAEAELGSTGRVLLRASGTEELFRVMVEAGDKEQARRIAGRLAAVVAEV; encoded by the coding sequence ATGACTCGACTTTTTGGAACTGATGGCGTCCGCGGACTAGCCAATGAAGTACTCACCGCACCTCTGGCTCTGAAATTAGGAGCAGCAGCTGCCCATGTACTCACTGCTGAGAAGCGCGTAAACGGCCGCCGCCCAGTAGCGATTGTTGGTCGAGATCCACGTGTCTCCGGAGAAATGCTTGCAGCAGCACTCGCAGCAGGTATGGCCAGCCAGGGCGTTGATGTAATCCGCGTTGGTGTTATCCCAACTCCTGCAGTTGCTTTCCTCACCGATGATTATGGTGCAGACATGGGCGTGATGATTTCCGCGTCGCATAACCCAATGCCTGATAACGGCATCAAATTCTTCTCTGCAGGTGGACACAAGCTCCCAGACCATGTGGAAGATGAAATCGAACGGGTCATGGACAGCTTGCCAGCGGAAGGCCCAACCGGTCATGGTGTTGGTCGCGTGATCGAAGAATCCCCAGACGCACAAGACCGTTACTTAGAGCACCTCAAGGAAGCTGTACCAACCTCTCTTGAAGGCATCACTGTAGTTGTCGATGCAGCGAACGGCGCTGCCAGCGTTGTTGCGCCGAAAGCATATGAAGCAGCGGGAGCCACTGTCATTGCGATTCACAACAAGCCAGACTCCTACAACATCAACATGGACTGCGGTTCTACCCACATTGATCAGGTACAGGCCGCAGTGCTGAAGCATGGTGCTGATCTTGGTTTGGCTCATGATGGCGATGCCGATCGTTGCTTAGCAGTAGATAAAGACGGCAACCTCATCGACGGTGACCAGATCATGGCTCTTCTCGCAATTGCGATGAAGGAAAATGGTGAACTACGCAAGAACACCCTCGTGGGCACTGTGATGAGTAACCTTGGTCTAAAAATCGCTATGGATGAAGCCGGAATTACTCTGCGCACCACCAAAGTAGGCGACCGCTACGTGCTCGAAGACCTCAACGCAGGCGGATTCAGCCTCGGTGGCGAGCAGTCTGGACACATCGTGCTTCCTGATTACGGTACTACTGGTGATGGAACTCTGACTGGTTTGTCGATCATGGCTCGCATGGCAGAAACCGGCAAGAGCCTCGCTGAATTGGCTCAGGCCATGACAGTGCTGCCACAGCTGCTGATCAACGTCCCTGTCTCTGATAAATCCACTATCGTTTCACACCCAAGCGTGGTTGCAGCGATTGCGGAAGCTGAAGCTGAACTTGGATCTACCGGCCGTGTATTGCTTCGTGCATCAGGCACTGAAGAACTCTTCCGCGTAATGGTTGAAGCCGGCGATAAGGAACAAGCACGCCGCATCGCAGGACGACTTGCAGCGGTGGTTGCTGAAGTCTAG
- the tsaE gene encoding tRNA (adenosine(37)-N6)-threonylcarbamoyltransferase complex ATPase subunit type 1 TsaE has protein sequence MKSEFPASGTRRFEHATDTQSFGEDLGKHLQAGDVVILDGPLGAGKTTFTQGIARGLQVKGRVTSPTFVIAREHRSEVGGPDLIHMDAYRLLGEDSDDADPIGALDSLDLDTDLDLAVVVAEWGGGLVEQISDSYLLITIDRETAVQEDPDSEARIFHWQWREGR, from the coding sequence ATGAAATCTGAATTTCCGGCTTCCGGCACGAGGCGTTTTGAACATGCCACTGACACACAAAGCTTTGGTGAAGATTTAGGAAAGCATCTGCAAGCGGGCGATGTCGTTATTTTGGATGGTCCTTTGGGTGCTGGCAAGACGACGTTTACGCAAGGAATTGCGCGTGGATTGCAGGTGAAGGGGCGGGTGACATCGCCTACTTTTGTCATTGCCAGGGAACACCGTTCTGAGGTTGGCGGACCTGATCTGATTCATATGGATGCGTACCGTTTGCTGGGCGAGGATAGCGATGATGCCGATCCGATTGGTGCGTTGGATTCCTTGGATTTGGACACTGATTTGGATTTAGCTGTGGTTGTTGCCGAATGGGGTGGCGGTTTGGTGGAGCAGATTTCCGATTCTTATTTGCTGATCACCATTGATCGGGAGACTGCTGTGCAGGAAGATCCGGATTCTGAGGCAAGGATTTTCCATTGGCAATGGCGTGAAGGTCGCTAA
- the rplM gene encoding 50S ribosomal protein L13 produces the protein MSTYHPKSGDITRKWYVIDAADVVLGRLATHAADLLRGKGKPLYAPNVDCGDHVIVINADKVAVTSNKREREMRYRHSGYPGGLKSMTLGRSLDLHPERTIEDSIVGMMPHNKLTAASAKKLHVFSGSEHPFAAQKPEAYEIKKVAQ, from the coding sequence GTGTCTACTTACCACCCGAAGAGCGGTGACATCACCCGTAAGTGGTACGTCATCGATGCTGCTGACGTGGTCCTGGGTCGCCTTGCAACCCACGCCGCTGACCTGCTTCGCGGCAAGGGCAAGCCTTTGTACGCACCTAACGTTGACTGCGGCGACCACGTTATCGTGATCAACGCTGACAAGGTTGCAGTTACCTCCAACAAGCGCGAGCGCGAAATGCGTTACCGCCACTCTGGTTACCCTGGTGGACTTAAGTCCATGACCCTGGGTCGTTCCCTGGATCTGCACCCAGAGCGTACCATCGAGGATTCCATTGTTGGCATGATGCCACACAACAAGCTCACTGCTGCTTCCGCTAAGAAGCTGCACGTTTTCTCCGGTTCCGAGCACCCATTCGCTGCTCAGAAGCCTGAGGCCTACGAGATCAAGAAGGTGGCCCAGTAA
- the rpsI gene encoding 30S ribosomal protein S9 gives MSEPIQNENVESNVADAADIAAAAAATEEFTNTIGDAIAVSSEEETIEAAPVVLEGPIQTVGRRKRAIVRIRVVAGSGEFKCNGRTLEEYFPNKLHQQLIKAPLVLLDRENQFDIVATLKGGGPTGQAGAFRLAIARALNAYNPAERGELKKAGFLTRDARAVERKKAGLHKARRAPQYSKR, from the coding sequence ATGTCCGAGCCTATCCAGAACGAGAACGTAGAGAGCAACGTCGCAGACGCTGCTGACATCGCTGCAGCAGCTGCTGCAACCGAGGAATTCACCAACACCATTGGTGATGCAATCGCTGTCTCCTCCGAAGAAGAGACCATTGAGGCTGCTCCAGTAGTCCTCGAAGGCCCAATCCAGACCGTTGGTCGTCGTAAGCGCGCTATCGTTCGTATCCGCGTTGTCGCAGGATCCGGCGAGTTCAAGTGCAACGGCCGCACCCTGGAAGAGTACTTCCCTAACAAGCTGCACCAGCAGCTTATCAAGGCTCCTCTGGTCCTTCTGGACCGCGAGAACCAGTTCGACATCGTTGCAACCCTGAAGGGTGGTGGCCCAACCGGACAGGCTGGCGCATTCCGCCTTGCAATTGCACGTGCACTGAACGCATACAACCCAGCAGAGCGCGGCGAGCTGAAGAAGGCTGGCTTCCTCACTCGTGACGCTCGTGCAGTTGAGCGTAAGAAGGCTGGTCTGCACAAGGCACGTCGTGCACCTCAGTACTCCAAGCGTTGA
- a CDS encoding WXG100 family type VII secretion target, producing MDMIRYEFGAIQGASTDINSTSGRINSLLDGLKSQLQPMVASWEGESSEAYNEAQLKWDRAAAELNTILATISNTVAQGAERMSDVNRRAAASWGA from the coding sequence ATGGATATGATCCGCTATGAATTCGGTGCCATTCAAGGTGCCTCAACCGATATCAACTCCACCTCAGGTCGTATCAACTCACTTCTTGATGGCCTCAAATCCCAGCTCCAACCAATGGTGGCCAGCTGGGAAGGTGAATCCAGTGAAGCCTACAACGAGGCGCAGTTGAAATGGGATCGCGCAGCAGCAGAGCTCAACACCATCCTGGCAACCATCTCAAACACCGTTGCCCAAGGTGCAGAGCGCATGTCTGATGTAAACCGCCGTGCTGCAGCAAGCTGGGGTGCATAA
- a CDS encoding type VII secretion-associated protein, protein MTLQKITITVLETATIFDGSETIYRYDLAAGSILDGWALPAILDQAKQIAAENWPDAEIIIDGTEEVIEALTTMFVSKGVKSAPVEQEMPEVAENEEAPKIKRPTSGKQVRHFYGIKPAHVLLASVLVGSISGVWLISGFMRPVDAPRVEQVVDKSPEGASTSMQPTPQPTVLVTEDLLIEAPFGFELKSDGDGPARYLEGPDPNLRIHVNADPLHGADAALVREELQRLIAQDPVLEELPAGEWGEKTTIDYRETPGDGSSVFWVTWFESDRQLNVGCHSKTAETLAHKAQCRSIIEHLTLK, encoded by the coding sequence GTGACACTGCAGAAAATAACCATCACTGTGCTAGAAACCGCAACGATTTTTGATGGGTCAGAAACCATCTATCGTTATGACCTTGCTGCCGGAAGCATTCTGGACGGATGGGCGCTGCCAGCCATTTTGGATCAAGCAAAACAGATTGCTGCGGAAAACTGGCCAGATGCGGAAATAATCATCGATGGCACAGAAGAAGTAATCGAAGCATTAACCACAATGTTTGTATCCAAAGGGGTGAAATCAGCTCCGGTAGAACAAGAAATGCCAGAAGTCGCAGAAAATGAAGAAGCCCCGAAAATTAAACGGCCAACCAGTGGGAAACAGGTACGACATTTCTACGGAATCAAACCCGCGCATGTACTCCTTGCCAGTGTTTTAGTGGGCTCAATTTCTGGAGTGTGGTTGATTTCAGGGTTCATGCGCCCAGTAGATGCTCCACGAGTAGAACAGGTGGTGGATAAATCGCCGGAGGGTGCGTCGACAAGCATGCAGCCGACACCTCAACCGACCGTGCTGGTCACTGAAGACCTGCTCATTGAGGCCCCGTTTGGTTTTGAGCTTAAGAGCGATGGCGATGGGCCGGCGCGTTATCTGGAAGGCCCGGATCCAAATCTGCGGATTCATGTGAATGCTGATCCACTCCACGGTGCGGATGCAGCGCTGGTTCGTGAAGAGTTACAGCGCCTTATCGCGCAAGATCCCGTTTTGGAAGAATTACCGGCAGGGGAGTGGGGCGAGAAAACAACTATTGATTACCGCGAAACTCCCGGGGATGGTTCCAGTGTTTTTTGGGTGACCTGGTTTGAATCCGACCGACAACTCAATGTGGGATGCCACAGTAAAACTGCAGAAACCCTCGCTCACAAGGCACAATGCCGCAGCATCATTGAGCATCTCACATTGAAATAA
- the eccCa gene encoding type VII secretion protein EccCa: MTTSMEQHQVDQSFGFIVDPVTWSERDPAPPLPTEPLIAEAVPQAVRPAPKPLFKVLMPVIMVALVLAMVGLMILTSGQLNPMVLIFPLMMGMSVLMMFAPPEGDDTDEIRRTYLRHLSALRVKATDHATMQRRHEWHRHPDPVTLWSMLGSRRMWERAQDDQDCLEIRFGLGVTRLDPAITVSDSGAPEDLDPVCAVSLRHAIRDVGSVQSMPVSVQLQAFRFIGLNGSGAHDLARAIVLQLLYHHGPEVVGIKALGNSEWEWLKWVPHTRDLEKAAFRILLVDSVLTNGTESYIDDPQWTTIINIGAQTSTALGQLAEDEGLLLHVDKHIHVATAHGAEELGAPDAVAPELAAVFGRRMTAFRRATTAHSAQSGELLSLLGIDDVEQLTPETLWITKRAHPRSRLAVPLGLDAMGRPMVLDLKESAHGGMGPHGLCIGATGSGKSELLRTLVLGLTITHSPEELNLVLVDFKGGATFLGFEQLPHTSAVITNLEEESMLVERMHDAISGEMNRRQEVLRQAGGCANVDEYNKRPDLKPMPALLIVIDEFSELLGQHPDFADLFVAVGRLGRSLHIHLLLASQRLEEGRLRGLDSHLSYRIGLKTFSASESRQVLGITDAYQLPSQPGAGFLKSDVGTVTRFQASYVSGPVLIRQNTNPQHIQVRLFNGWEEDPAEVLIEQGTESLIDAVVARAISAAGQRHLSAHRIWLPPLPKEVSIGALADEVGELNAVIGMIDRPYQQRQDPLLINFSLSGGSGHWAICGGPQTGKSTALRSIVVSLAATHSTQAIRFYVLDLSGSSLENLSRLPHVAGVAGRKDPERVRRVVDEVQGLINNPEPRHTFLIVDGWHTITQEFDELFDAFVDIAANGLAAKVHLVLSTQRWSSIRPAVRDLVTGRIELKLGEAMDSVIDRKAQLRIPPQPGRGLNLDKEHILIAHTSSQDIAQVCVMAQSNNWMPVPQLNVLPAEIALHELTPTSAPGIPLARGGAELATVTWDPETSRHLLAFGSQGCGKSTLISTIVTGLSIVGRDKARLVFFDLRRTHLGLVPEDMLAAYCATSAAVHDTVKDIVATLSARLPGPDITAAQLRERSWWHGPDIYLIIDDYDLLPAGTLHPLREIIPHSRDIGLHIVLARKAGGASRALYDPVLAEIKDQSPHVVLFDADRDEGAILGIKPTAQPPGRASMVIRGENIGVAQMARIGDGL; this comes from the coding sequence ATGACAACATCGATGGAACAACACCAGGTTGATCAAAGTTTTGGGTTTATTGTGGATCCGGTGACGTGGTCGGAGCGTGATCCGGCTCCGCCTTTGCCTACGGAGCCACTGATTGCAGAAGCTGTGCCACAGGCGGTACGTCCAGCGCCGAAACCGCTATTTAAAGTGCTCATGCCGGTAATCATGGTGGCGTTGGTACTGGCAATGGTGGGTTTGATGATTCTTACCTCTGGGCAGCTCAATCCCATGGTGCTGATTTTTCCTCTCATGATGGGGATGAGTGTGTTGATGATGTTCGCGCCACCGGAAGGCGATGACACGGATGAAATCCGACGAACCTATTTACGCCACTTGAGTGCACTGAGGGTGAAGGCAACAGATCATGCCACGATGCAACGCAGACACGAATGGCATCGGCATCCGGATCCGGTGACCTTGTGGTCCATGCTGGGGAGTCGGCGCATGTGGGAGCGTGCACAAGATGATCAAGACTGTTTGGAGATTCGTTTTGGGTTGGGTGTAACCAGGCTTGATCCTGCGATAACTGTGAGTGATTCGGGCGCTCCAGAAGATCTTGATCCCGTGTGCGCAGTGTCTTTGCGCCACGCCATTAGAGATGTGGGTTCGGTGCAGAGCATGCCCGTATCGGTGCAATTGCAGGCGTTTCGGTTCATTGGTCTTAATGGTTCTGGCGCGCATGATCTAGCGCGGGCGATTGTGTTGCAGTTGTTGTATCACCATGGCCCTGAAGTGGTGGGAATCAAAGCGCTTGGAAACAGTGAGTGGGAATGGCTGAAATGGGTGCCGCATACCCGCGATCTGGAGAAAGCCGCCTTTCGGATTTTGCTGGTGGATTCGGTGCTGACCAACGGCACAGAAAGCTATATTGATGATCCCCAGTGGACCACAATCATCAATATCGGTGCCCAGACCAGCACCGCATTGGGCCAGCTGGCGGAGGATGAAGGGCTGCTGTTGCACGTCGATAAGCATATTCATGTGGCAACGGCCCACGGTGCCGAGGAGCTGGGCGCGCCGGATGCGGTGGCACCTGAGCTTGCGGCTGTTTTTGGCCGCCGGATGACTGCTTTTCGACGCGCGACCACTGCGCACTCAGCGCAGTCCGGCGAGTTGCTCTCGCTGCTGGGTATCGATGATGTGGAGCAGTTAACGCCGGAAACGCTGTGGATAACTAAGCGGGCGCATCCGCGATCGCGGCTGGCTGTGCCCTTGGGTTTGGACGCAATGGGGCGTCCGATGGTGTTGGATTTGAAAGAATCTGCACACGGCGGAATGGGGCCACATGGGTTGTGCATCGGCGCAACGGGCAGCGGAAAATCCGAATTATTGAGAACCCTTGTGCTCGGTTTGACGATCACGCATTCACCAGAAGAATTAAACCTGGTGCTGGTGGACTTCAAAGGTGGTGCCACCTTCCTAGGCTTTGAACAACTGCCCCACACGTCCGCGGTAATCACCAACTTGGAGGAAGAATCCATGCTGGTAGAGCGCATGCACGATGCTATTTCGGGGGAGATGAATCGCCGTCAGGAAGTGCTCCGCCAAGCGGGAGGGTGTGCCAATGTCGATGAATATAACAAGCGCCCGGATCTCAAACCGATGCCCGCGCTGCTCATTGTTATTGATGAATTTTCGGAGCTACTTGGCCAGCACCCAGATTTCGCGGATCTTTTTGTCGCCGTGGGACGACTGGGGCGTTCCTTGCATATTCATTTGCTGCTTGCCAGCCAAAGATTAGAAGAAGGTCGCCTGCGAGGTTTAGATTCCCATTTGTCCTATCGCATTGGTTTGAAAACCTTCTCCGCCTCTGAATCACGCCAGGTCCTAGGCATTACTGATGCCTACCAACTGCCCAGCCAACCGGGCGCGGGGTTTTTAAAATCAGACGTGGGTACCGTCACTAGATTCCAAGCCAGCTATGTATCCGGCCCCGTGCTCATCCGCCAAAATACGAACCCGCAGCACATACAAGTACGCCTGTTTAACGGTTGGGAAGAAGACCCCGCAGAAGTACTCATAGAACAAGGCACGGAATCGCTTATCGACGCCGTGGTTGCGCGCGCCATTAGCGCCGCTGGGCAGCGGCACTTAAGCGCTCATCGCATCTGGCTGCCACCGCTCCCGAAAGAAGTATCCATTGGTGCACTAGCCGATGAGGTTGGTGAGCTCAACGCAGTTATCGGCATGATCGATAGACCATATCAACAACGCCAAGATCCGCTGCTGATTAATTTTTCACTCAGCGGTGGCAGCGGACACTGGGCTATTTGCGGTGGACCACAAACTGGAAAATCCACTGCTTTGCGCAGCATCGTGGTCTCTTTAGCAGCCACCCACAGCACACAAGCCATCCGTTTTTATGTTCTTGATCTTTCCGGCAGCTCCCTAGAAAACCTCTCCCGCTTACCTCATGTTGCAGGTGTCGCAGGGCGTAAAGATCCAGAACGAGTCCGCCGTGTAGTCGATGAAGTGCAAGGTTTAATCAACAACCCAGAACCACGACACACTTTCCTCATAGTTGATGGCTGGCACACCATCACCCAAGAATTCGATGAGCTTTTTGATGCCTTTGTGGATATCGCAGCCAACGGACTTGCCGCAAAAGTCCACTTGGTTTTAAGTACTCAACGCTGGAGTTCCATCCGCCCAGCAGTCAGAGACCTGGTCACCGGAAGAATCGAACTGAAATTAGGCGAGGCGATGGATTCCGTCATTGATCGCAAAGCTCAGTTGCGTATTCCTCCACAACCTGGCAGAGGATTAAACCTGGACAAAGAACACATACTGATTGCGCACACCTCAAGCCAAGACATCGCCCAAGTATGCGTCATGGCACAAAGCAACAACTGGATGCCCGTTCCACAACTTAATGTGTTGCCAGCCGAGATTGCTCTTCATGAACTCACCCCAACTTCCGCGCCGGGAATCCCACTCGCGCGAGGTGGCGCGGAACTAGCTACCGTGACCTGGGATCCGGAAACAAGCCGACATCTTTTGGCATTTGGTTCCCAAGGCTGCGGTAAATCCACACTGATCAGCACAATCGTGACTGGCCTGAGCATCGTGGGGCGAGACAAAGCACGCTTGGTATTTTTCGATCTCCGCAGAACCCACTTGGGATTAGTGCCTGAAGATATGTTGGCTGCCTATTGTGCGACATCAGCGGCGGTGCACGACACCGTGAAAGACATTGTCGCCACGTTGTCGGCCCGCTTGCCCGGCCCCGATATCACTGCTGCGCAATTACGTGAGCGTTCTTGGTGGCACGGCCCGGATATTTATCTCATCATTGATGATTATGATCTGCTTCCCGCCGGTACGTTGCACCCGCTGCGCGAGATAATCCCACATTCCAGAGATATCGGATTACACATCGTGCTGGCTCGCAAAGCTGGCGGAGCATCGCGTGCGCTCTACGATCCGGTGCTCGCAGAGATCAAAGATCAATCACCGCACGTAGTGCTTTTCGACGCCGACCGCGACGAAGGTGCCATCTTAGGCATTAAACCCACAGCCCAACCACCAGGGCGCGCGTCGATGGTCATCCGTGGAGAAAACATTGGCGTTGCACAGATGGCACGGATTGGTGATGGCTTGTGA
- a CDS encoding WXG100 family type VII secretion target: MSQLFRTESDVMLATAGQVDDTNDQVQSELSRLRGVVDSVRGSWAGQAQVSFDALMNRWNSSARQLQEALASISDNIRHNARSFENTEADNSQAFNAVGAGDSGAGLSL; this comes from the coding sequence ATGTCACAGCTTTTTAGGACAGAATCCGACGTCATGCTGGCCACTGCAGGCCAGGTAGACGATACAAATGACCAAGTTCAAAGCGAACTCAGCAGACTGCGCGGAGTCGTAGATTCCGTACGCGGCAGCTGGGCTGGCCAAGCACAAGTCAGTTTCGATGCATTGATGAACCGCTGGAATTCATCCGCACGTCAACTGCAGGAAGCATTGGCATCAATTTCTGACAACATCAGGCACAACGCGCGCAGCTTCGAAAACACCGAAGCAGACAACTCCCAGGCTTTCAACGCCGTCGGAGCTGGCGACAGCGGTGCTGGACTGTCTCTTTAA
- a CDS encoding dienelactone hydrolase family protein: MAENLNKHLSKLSKRGPHRVLVGDMNYAGIPGKIYTPAEGNGIPGVAFGHDWMKSIKYYHQTLRHLASWGIAVAAPDTETGFMPDHKGFASDLDSAMQILGGVKLGSGKVTVNPARLGVIGHGMGGGAAVLAAANRDLVRAVGAIYPAKTSPAALDAAFAVKAPGLVIGSSSLGLFESGEPAKLAANWAGDICYRESEKGNQQGFSEDTMFKLVAGIGSPQTGAQETVRGLLTGFLLHQLAGEKKYKAFSEPDAEAKKVISYFGQELQDHAFPKDTSPFAFLNEK; this comes from the coding sequence GTGGCTGAGAATCTGAACAAACACCTGTCCAAACTATCCAAGCGTGGCCCCCACCGCGTGTTGGTTGGCGATATGAACTACGCCGGAATTCCAGGCAAAATCTACACGCCAGCAGAAGGCAACGGCATTCCAGGTGTCGCTTTCGGCCACGACTGGATGAAATCCATCAAGTACTACCACCAAACTTTGCGCCACCTCGCATCCTGGGGTATCGCCGTAGCAGCTCCCGATACAGAGACCGGCTTCATGCCAGATCATAAAGGCTTCGCCTCTGATCTCGATTCCGCTATGCAAATCCTCGGCGGCGTCAAACTCGGCTCCGGAAAAGTCACCGTCAACCCTGCTCGCCTTGGCGTTATCGGTCACGGCATGGGTGGAGGTGCCGCAGTACTTGCCGCAGCAAACCGTGATCTTGTCCGTGCAGTTGGTGCAATCTACCCAGCAAAAACTTCCCCAGCAGCACTCGATGCTGCTTTCGCAGTAAAAGCACCCGGCCTTGTCATTGGCTCCTCCAGCCTGGGACTTTTTGAATCCGGTGAACCAGCAAAACTAGCCGCCAACTGGGCCGGCGATATCTGCTACCGCGAATCAGAAAAAGGCAACCAACAGGGCTTCTCCGAAGACACCATGTTCAAATTGGTAGCAGGAATCGGCAGCCCACAGACCGGAGCACAAGAAACCGTCCGCGGCCTGCTCACCGGATTCCTCCTCCACCAACTTGCCGGTGAGAAGAAATACAAAGCATTCTCCGAACCAGACGCTGAAGCCAAGAAAGTTATCTCCTATTTTGGCCAGGAATTGCAAGATCATGCCTTCCCTAAAGACACTTCCCCATTCGCTTTTCTAAACGAGAAGTAA
- the alr gene encoding alanine racemase — MNLLTTKIDLNAIAHNTRVLKQMAGSAKLMAVVKANAYNHGIEEVAPVIAAHGADAFGVATLAEAHQLRDLGIEQEVLCWIWTPEQDFRAALDRGIDLGVVSPKHARAVIATEAEHIRVTVKVETGLHRSGVDEDEWAEVFSALAAAPHVEVTGLFTHLSCADDPADPETDRQVAAFRRALALARELGLECPVNHVCNSPAFLTRADLHMEMVRPGLAFYGLEPVDGLDHGLQPAMSWTAKVSVVKQIEAGQGTSYGLTWRAEDSGYVAVVPAGYADGLPRFAQEKFSVTINGVDYPQVGRICMDQFVIFLGDNPHGVEAGAEAVIFGENGHGATDFAQRLGTINYEVVCRPTGRTVREYI; from the coding sequence ATGAACTTGCTGACCACTAAAATTGATCTGAATGCCATCGCACATAATACGAGAGTGCTGAAACAAATGGCGGGGTCAGCGAAACTTATGGCTGTGGTGAAGGCGAATGCGTATAACCATGGCATTGAGGAAGTGGCGCCGGTTATCGCTGCTCATGGTGCGGATGCATTTGGTGTAGCCACGCTTGCGGAAGCGCATCAATTGCGTGATTTGGGCATTGAACAGGAAGTCTTGTGTTGGATTTGGACTCCGGAGCAGGATTTCCGTGCTGCGCTTGATCGTGGCATTGATTTGGGTGTGGTTTCGCCGAAGCATGCGCGTGCGGTGATTGCCACGGAGGCTGAACATATTCGGGTCACTGTGAAGGTGGAGACGGGGCTGCATCGTTCTGGTGTGGATGAGGACGAGTGGGCGGAGGTATTTAGTGCCTTGGCTGCCGCGCCTCACGTTGAGGTTACGGGGTTGTTTACGCATTTGTCGTGTGCGGATGATCCGGCAGATCCGGAGACTGATCGTCAAGTAGCTGCTTTTCGACGCGCCCTTGCGCTTGCTCGCGAGCTCGGTCTTGAGTGCCCGGTCAACCATGTATGTAACTCGCCGGCGTTTTTGACTCGTGCTGATCTACATATGGAGATGGTCCGACCAGGGTTGGCTTTTTATGGGTTGGAACCTGTGGATGGTCTGGATCATGGATTGCAGCCGGCGATGAGCTGGACGGCGAAGGTGAGCGTCGTGAAGCAAATTGAGGCCGGGCAAGGTACGTCCTATGGTTTGACGTGGCGCGCAGAAGACAGCGGTTATGTAGCTGTGGTGCCTGCGGGTTACGCCGATGGCCTGCCACGGTTTGCGCAGGAGAAATTCTCCGTCACGATTAATGGCGTGGATTATCCGCAGGTAGGACGCATTTGCATGGATCAGTTTGTCATCTTTTTGGGCGATAATCCGCATGGTGTGGAGGCTGGTGCCGAGGCTGTGATTTTCGGCGAAAATGGCCATGGTGCCACTGATTTTGCGCAGCGTTTGGGCACCATCAACTATGAAGTGGTGTGCCGTCCAACTGGTCGTACGGTCCGCGAATATATTTAA